One stretch of Amycolatopsis tolypomycina DNA includes these proteins:
- a CDS encoding alpha/beta fold hydrolase, with protein sequence MHASPDPSIVRLDGPWVHRDVSANGIRLHVAELGDGPVVVLLHGFAEFWWTWHHQLRALADAGFRAVAVDLRGYGDSDKPPRGYDAWTLAGDVGGLIKSLGARRAHLAGHAWGGMLAWTVAALHPRLVSSVTAIGAAHPLALRSAVARPWRGQGRAAGHLFRFQVPMAPEKWLVKADAQAVEDLFGGWAGRRWRSTSDFGESVAAFRQAMLVPGVAHSALEHYRWAFRAQFRGEGRRFTDAVGARIAAPTLQLHGADDTCILPETATSSTRWAGPHAEPQVWPDVGHFPHLEAPDRTSAAMVDFLKRD encoded by the coding sequence TTGCACGCGTCCCCCGACCCGTCGATCGTCCGGCTCGACGGCCCGTGGGTCCACCGCGACGTCTCCGCGAACGGCATCCGGCTGCACGTCGCCGAGCTCGGCGACGGCCCGGTCGTGGTGCTGCTGCACGGGTTCGCCGAGTTCTGGTGGACCTGGCACCACCAGCTGCGGGCGCTGGCCGACGCCGGGTTCCGCGCGGTCGCCGTCGACCTGCGCGGCTACGGCGACTCCGACAAGCCGCCCCGCGGCTACGACGCGTGGACGCTCGCCGGCGACGTCGGCGGGCTGATCAAGTCGCTCGGGGCGCGCCGCGCCCACCTCGCCGGGCACGCCTGGGGCGGCATGCTCGCCTGGACGGTCGCGGCGCTGCACCCGCGGCTGGTGTCCTCGGTGACGGCGATCGGCGCGGCCCACCCGCTCGCGCTGCGGTCCGCGGTGGCCCGCCCGTGGCGCGGCCAGGGCCGCGCGGCCGGGCACCTCTTCCGCTTCCAGGTGCCGATGGCGCCGGAGAAGTGGCTGGTGAAGGCCGACGCCCAGGCCGTCGAGGACCTCTTCGGCGGCTGGGCCGGCCGCCGCTGGCGGTCCACTTCGGACTTCGGCGAGAGCGTCGCGGCGTTCCGGCAGGCGATGCTCGTGCCCGGCGTCGCGCACAGCGCGCTCGAGCACTACCGCTGGGCGTTCCGGGCCCAGTTCCGCGGCGAAGGCCGCCGGTTCACCGACGCCGTCGGCGCCCGGATCGCGGCGCCGACGCTGCAGCTGCACGGCGCCGACGACACCTGCATCCTCCCCGAGACGGCAACGTCGTCGACGCGCTGGGCGGGCCCGCACGCCGAGCCGCAGGTCTGGCCGGACGTCGGGCACTTCCCCCACCTCGAAGCCCCGGACCGCACGTCCGCGGCCATGGTGGACTTCCTCAAGCGAGACTGA
- a CDS encoding DUF6319 family protein, with amino-acid sequence MTVDVLTHDEETATEALAVAPEEAAVTESASPASPSEEPAEPAAEEEAPKPKRGRPKGAATASTAKKTRTVELILTVTGTADGEWQAELKNGSKWVAKGLEIPAAAVSRAAKELHAELSGPIDEVINQAREAQAAKVAALEAELEKAKQALAELDA; translated from the coding sequence ATGACCGTGGATGTCCTGACGCACGACGAGGAAACGGCCACCGAAGCCCTGGCTGTTGCCCCTGAAGAGGCGGCCGTCACCGAGTCCGCGTCCCCGGCCTCCCCCTCGGAGGAGCCGGCCGAGCCGGCCGCCGAGGAAGAGGCCCCGAAGCCGAAGCGCGGCCGCCCGAAGGGTGCGGCGACGGCGTCGACGGCGAAGAAGACCCGCACGGTCGAGCTGATCCTGACCGTCACCGGCACCGCCGACGGCGAGTGGCAGGCCGAGCTGAAGAACGGCTCGAAGTGGGTCGCCAAGGGCCTGGAGATCCCCGCCGCCGCGGTTTCGCGCGCGGCGAAGGAACTGCACGCCGAGCTGTCCGGCCCGATCGACGAGGTGATCAACCAGGCCCGCGAGGCGCAGGCCGCGAAGGTCGCCGCGCTGGAGGCCGAGCTCGAGAAGGCCAAGCAGGCCCTCGCCGAGCTGGACGCCTGA
- a CDS encoding VIT1/CCC1 transporter family protein: MTETAVEHAHEPHQGVGGKLNWLRAGVLGANDGIVSVAGIVVGVAGATTESTTILTAGIAGLVAGAFSMAGGEYVSVSTQRDTEQALLRLEKQELKTMPEAEERELAGIYEEKGLSPDLASQVARELTEKDALQAHAEAELGIDPDNLTSPWQAAWASLLAFSIGALLPILSIAWAGVSLRVWACAAAVVVGLTLTGWVSARLGDANVVRAIVRNVGVGALTMVVTYFVGVIFGVTVG, from the coding sequence GTGACCGAAACCGCGGTGGAGCACGCGCACGAACCGCACCAGGGCGTGGGCGGGAAACTGAACTGGCTGCGGGCCGGCGTCCTCGGGGCGAACGACGGGATCGTGTCCGTCGCCGGCATCGTCGTCGGGGTGGCCGGGGCGACCACGGAAAGCACCACGATCCTCACCGCCGGAATCGCCGGGCTCGTCGCCGGTGCCTTTTCCATGGCCGGCGGGGAATACGTCTCCGTGAGCACCCAGCGCGACACCGAACAGGCCCTGCTCCGGCTCGAAAAGCAGGAACTCAAGACGATGCCGGAGGCCGAGGAGCGCGAGCTCGCCGGCATCTACGAGGAAAAAGGACTCTCGCCTGACTTGGCGAGCCAGGTCGCCCGCGAACTGACCGAAAAGGACGCCCTGCAGGCGCACGCCGAGGCCGAGCTCGGGATCGACCCCGACAACCTCACGAGCCCGTGGCAGGCCGCGTGGGCGTCCCTGCTCGCGTTCTCCATCGGCGCGCTGCTGCCGATCCTGTCCATCGCCTGGGCCGGCGTCTCCCTGCGGGTGTGGGCGTGCGCGGCCGCGGTCGTCGTCGGCCTCACGCTGACCGGGTGGGTCAGCGCGAGGCTCGGCGACGCGAACGTGGTGCGCGCGATCGTCCGCAACGTCGGCGTCGGCGCGCTCACCATGGTCGTGACCTACTTCGTCGGGGTGATCTTCGGGGTCACCGTCGGCTAG
- a CDS encoding cupin domain-containing protein, whose translation MMTGMDEQVWQPLVTVEGRPLLGGEGRYRLLETADSGLAYLIHYPAGVASPPHEHDHDSIVYVLSGRLRGAVDGVEAVFEPGDSVLHPRGVTHHVEALTDSMWVEFKSPLPGRPPIA comes from the coding sequence ATGATGACCGGCATGGACGAGCAAGTGTGGCAGCCGTTGGTCACGGTGGAGGGCCGGCCGCTGCTCGGCGGCGAAGGCCGGTACCGCCTGCTGGAGACGGCCGACAGCGGCCTGGCGTACTTGATCCACTACCCGGCGGGAGTGGCGTCGCCGCCGCACGAGCACGACCACGACTCGATCGTCTACGTCCTGTCAGGGCGGTTGCGCGGCGCGGTCGACGGCGTGGAGGCCGTGTTCGAGCCGGGTGACTCGGTGCTGCACCCGCGCGGGGTGACCCACCACGTGGAGGCGCTGACGGACTCGATGTGGGTCGAGTTCAAGTCGCCCCTGCCGGGCCGGCCGCCGATCGCCTGA
- the nhaA gene encoding Na+/H+ antiporter NhaA, whose translation MTRPLSEFARYLRTETTGGLILLAATAVALLWANSPLRDSYHALRDFRLGPEFLHLDLTVGDWAKDGLLALFFFVAGLELKRELVIGELSRFKQAILPVVAALGGMVVPALVALGVGWGTPGIERAWAIPVATDIAFALGVLALTASNLPSSARVFLLSLAVVDDLGAIIVIAVLFTTGFDLVAAAVAVAALALYAFLQHRRVRTPWLYVPLALVTWVAVHSAGIHATIAGVALGLLTRVRADEGEAEAPALRLEHRLQPWSAAVAVPVFALFAAGISIDGDALGAVFTTALPLAVLAGLLGGKVVGILGASLLAVKLRLAEKPRGMGWRDMAALSVLGGVGFTVSLLIAELALPEQASELAKAAVLIASAAASLLAAALLLRRSKVHARIADTR comes from the coding sequence ATGACTCGCCCGTTGAGCGAATTCGCCCGTTACCTGCGCACCGAGACCACCGGTGGGCTCATCCTGCTCGCGGCCACGGCGGTCGCGCTGCTCTGGGCCAATTCGCCGCTGCGGGACAGCTACCACGCGCTGCGCGACTTCCGGCTCGGCCCGGAGTTCCTGCACCTGGACCTGACGGTCGGCGACTGGGCCAAGGACGGCCTGCTCGCCCTGTTCTTCTTCGTCGCCGGGCTGGAGCTCAAGCGCGAGCTCGTCATCGGCGAGCTGTCCCGGTTCAAGCAGGCGATCCTGCCCGTCGTCGCCGCGCTCGGCGGCATGGTCGTGCCCGCGCTCGTCGCGCTGGGCGTCGGCTGGGGGACGCCGGGCATCGAGCGTGCCTGGGCGATCCCGGTCGCCACCGACATCGCGTTCGCGCTCGGCGTGCTCGCTCTGACGGCGTCGAACCTGCCCTCGAGCGCGCGGGTCTTCCTGCTTTCGCTCGCCGTGGTCGACGACCTCGGCGCGATCATCGTCATCGCCGTGCTCTTCACGACGGGCTTCGACCTGGTCGCGGCGGCCGTGGCGGTGGCCGCGCTCGCGCTGTACGCCTTCCTGCAGCACCGCCGGGTCCGGACGCCGTGGCTGTACGTCCCACTGGCGCTGGTCACCTGGGTCGCGGTGCACTCGGCGGGCATCCACGCGACGATCGCCGGCGTCGCGCTGGGCCTGCTCACCCGCGTCCGCGCCGACGAAGGGGAGGCGGAAGCACCCGCGCTGCGGCTCGAGCACCGGCTCCAGCCGTGGTCGGCGGCGGTCGCCGTACCCGTGTTCGCGCTGTTCGCGGCCGGGATCTCGATCGACGGCGACGCGCTCGGCGCGGTCTTCACGACGGCGTTGCCGCTCGCGGTGCTCGCCGGGCTGCTCGGCGGCAAGGTCGTCGGCATCCTCGGGGCCAGCCTGCTCGCGGTGAAGCTGCGGCTGGCGGAGAAACCGCGCGGGATGGGCTGGCGGGACATGGCCGCGTTGTCGGTGCTCGGCGGGGTCGGGTTCACGGTGAGCCTGCTGATCGCGGAGCTGGCCCTGCCCGAGCAGGCGAGCGAGCTGGCGAAGGCGGCGGTGCTGATCGCGTCGGCCGCGGCGTCCCTGCTGGCGGCGGCCCTGCTACTCCGTCGTAGCAAGGTTCATGCGCGAATCGCCGACACACGGTGA
- a CDS encoding oxidoreductase codes for MPDPLKPLLDLEGVAAAAKSAQDAVFAVHRLPANLRGGAATAAEASVRAARASAGIEGANPELPLDGAVADPVLAGALRVAETLESLLPTWRRAPLQALARLHVLAAADLVDDLDALGRPQSGGGRLELLAQLVTGATSIPGPVLTAVVHGELLALKPFGSADGVVARAAARLSMVATGLDPKSLSVPEVAFFRRVPRYLEAAEGFAGGTPEGVRAWLLFCCEAFEAGAREAKSISDAAS; via the coding sequence ATGCCTGATCCCCTGAAGCCCCTCCTCGACCTCGAAGGCGTCGCGGCGGCGGCGAAGTCCGCGCAGGACGCGGTGTTCGCGGTCCACCGCCTCCCGGCCAACCTCCGCGGCGGCGCGGCGACCGCGGCGGAGGCCTCGGTCCGCGCGGCCCGCGCGTCCGCCGGTATCGAGGGCGCCAACCCCGAACTGCCGCTCGACGGCGCGGTCGCCGACCCGGTCCTCGCCGGCGCCCTGCGCGTCGCGGAGACCCTGGAGTCACTGCTGCCGACGTGGCGCCGCGCGCCGCTGCAGGCGCTGGCCCGCCTGCACGTCCTGGCCGCGGCGGACCTGGTCGACGACCTGGACGCGTTGGGCCGCCCCCAGTCCGGCGGCGGCCGCCTCGAGCTGCTCGCCCAGCTGGTGACGGGAGCGACGTCGATCCCGGGCCCGGTCCTGACGGCGGTCGTGCACGGAGAGCTGCTGGCCCTCAAGCCGTTCGGCAGCGCGGACGGCGTGGTGGCCCGCGCGGCCGCCCGGCTGTCGATGGTCGCGACCGGCCTGGACCCGAAGTCGTTGAGCGTCCCGGAAGTGGCTTTCTTCCGCCGGGTCCCGCGCTATCTCGAAGCGGCGGAAGGTTTTGCGGGCGGGACGCCGGAGGGCGTCCGCGCGTGGCTGCTGTTCTGCTGCGAAGCGTTCGAAGCGGGTGCGCGGGAGGCGAAGAGCATCTCGGACGCGGCTTCTTAG
- a CDS encoding phage holin family protein: MSSPKHERTGPDGVGAVPYLPLSSASDVPGDQSIGRLVGDATQHISTLVRAEMELAKSELVGEVKKGLKGAVFFLIALTVFLYSTFFLFFFAAEGLAQWLRYRWIAFGIVFVLMLIVAGVAGFLGYRKVKKFKAPERTIASVKETAAALKPQRAPEAGVATRD; the protein is encoded by the coding sequence GTGAGCAGCCCCAAACACGAGCGCACCGGTCCCGACGGCGTGGGGGCCGTGCCTTACCTCCCGCTGTCCTCCGCCTCCGACGTCCCCGGCGACCAGTCGATCGGCCGGCTGGTCGGCGACGCGACCCAGCACATCTCCACCCTGGTCAGGGCCGAGATGGAGCTGGCGAAGTCCGAGCTGGTCGGCGAGGTGAAGAAGGGCCTCAAGGGCGCCGTCTTCTTCCTGATCGCGCTGACGGTCTTCCTGTACAGCACGTTCTTCCTGTTCTTCTTCGCGGCCGAGGGGCTGGCCCAGTGGCTGCGCTACCGCTGGATCGCGTTCGGCATCGTGTTCGTCCTGATGCTGATCGTCGCGGGGGTGGCCGGGTTCCTCGGCTACCGCAAGGTGAAGAAGTTCAAGGCACCGGAGCGGACCATCGCCAGCGTCAAGGAGACGGCTGCCGCGCTGAAGCCGCAGCGCGCGCCCGAAGCCGGCGTGGCCACGCGCGACTAG
- a CDS encoding peptide MFS transporter, with the protein MSTSTEVQQDTRFFGHPRGLANLFGVEMWERFSYYGMLGILPIYLYYKVEQGGLGLAQESALGIVGAYGGLVYLSAVIGAWVADRLLGSERTLFYSAVLIMIGHISLALLPGLAGIGVGLVCVAVGSGGLKSNATAIVGTLYAEGDERRDAGFTIFYMGVNLGGFVGPLLTGLAQTEVGFHLGFGLAAIGMALGLTQYTFGRKNLGDKAREVPNPLPSSQRALAIGAAVLLVAAIVTLVLSGVINPGNLADVVVWVVGVISVVYFLVILTSGKITAVERSRVFSFIPMFIASAVFFSLYQQQFTVVAAYTDQRLNRSLFGWEMPVSWVNSINPVFIIVFAPVLAALWTKLGERQPSTPMKFVLGTVLMGAAFLLFLPMVGSGKNASPMLAMVGILFVFTIAELCLSPVGLSLSTKLAPEAFRTQMVALNFLSISFGTAMSGKLAEYYSVDDEAPYFSTVGLIAIGVGVLLFLGIPFIRKLMKGVH; encoded by the coding sequence GTGAGCACCTCCACCGAGGTCCAGCAGGACACGAGGTTCTTCGGGCACCCACGAGGACTGGCGAACCTCTTCGGGGTCGAGATGTGGGAGCGGTTCTCCTACTACGGGATGCTCGGCATCCTGCCGATCTACCTCTACTACAAGGTCGAGCAGGGCGGGCTGGGGCTCGCGCAGGAGTCCGCGCTCGGCATCGTCGGCGCGTACGGCGGCCTGGTGTACCTGTCCGCGGTCATCGGCGCCTGGGTGGCCGACCGCCTCCTCGGCTCCGAGCGGACGCTGTTCTACAGCGCCGTGCTGATCATGATCGGGCACATCAGCCTGGCCCTGCTGCCGGGCCTGGCCGGCATCGGCGTCGGCCTGGTGTGCGTCGCGGTCGGCAGCGGCGGGCTGAAGTCCAACGCGACGGCGATCGTCGGCACGTTGTACGCCGAAGGCGACGAGCGGCGCGACGCCGGCTTCACGATCTTCTACATGGGCGTCAACCTCGGTGGCTTCGTCGGCCCGCTGCTCACCGGGCTGGCGCAGACGGAGGTCGGCTTCCACCTCGGGTTCGGCCTCGCCGCGATCGGCATGGCGCTGGGGCTGACCCAGTACACGTTCGGCCGCAAGAACCTCGGCGACAAGGCGAGGGAGGTGCCGAACCCGCTGCCGTCGTCCCAGCGCGCGCTGGCGATCGGTGCGGCCGTGTTGCTCGTGGCCGCGATCGTGACGCTGGTCCTCAGCGGCGTCATCAACCCGGGCAACCTCGCCGACGTCGTCGTGTGGGTGGTCGGGGTGATCTCGGTGGTCTACTTCCTCGTCATCCTGACCAGTGGCAAGATCACCGCGGTCGAGCGCAGCCGGGTGTTCTCGTTCATCCCGATGTTCATCGCCAGCGCGGTGTTCTTCTCGCTGTACCAGCAGCAGTTCACGGTCGTCGCGGCCTACACCGACCAGCGGCTGAACCGGAGCCTGTTCGGCTGGGAGATGCCGGTGTCCTGGGTCAACTCGATCAACCCGGTGTTCATCATCGTCTTCGCCCCGGTGCTGGCGGCGCTGTGGACCAAGCTCGGCGAGCGCCAGCCGTCGACGCCGATGAAGTTCGTGCTCGGCACGGTGCTGATGGGGGCGGCGTTCCTGCTGTTCCTGCCGATGGTGGGCAGCGGCAAGAACGCCAGCCCGATGCTCGCGATGGTCGGCATCCTGTTCGTGTTCACGATCGCCGAGCTCTGTCTTTCGCCGGTGGGGCTGTCGCTGTCGACGAAGCTCGCGCCCGAGGCGTTCCGGACGCAGATGGTGGCGCTGAACTTCCTGTCGATCTCCTTCGGCACGGCGATGTCCGGCAAGCTCGCCGAGTACTACTCCGTCGACGACGAGGCGCCGTACTTCAGCACGGTCGGCCTGATCGCCATCGGTGTCGGCGTGCTGCTGTTCCTGGGCATCCCGTTCATCCGCAAGCTGATGAAGGGCGTCCACTAG
- a CDS encoding GNAT family N-acetyltransferase: MSDWNTQPTLAGTHVRLEPLTPEHAKGLFEAGTDPGIWAWLSSRQPADLPAAERLVAQALADPDRRPFAQLDVASGRVAGTTSYYQVVEKHRILSIGHTWIGADWQRTGLNTESKLLLLQHAFEILGAQRVSWETDIRNLRSQRAIERLGALREGVLRAHRIRPDGSSRDTVTYSMLAPEWPAAKARLNERLVTGARLPR; the protein is encoded by the coding sequence GTGAGCGACTGGAACACGCAACCCACCCTGGCCGGCACGCACGTCCGGCTGGAACCGCTGACCCCCGAGCACGCCAAGGGCCTGTTCGAGGCGGGCACCGACCCGGGCATCTGGGCGTGGCTGAGCAGCCGGCAGCCGGCGGACCTGCCCGCGGCCGAGCGGCTGGTCGCGCAGGCGCTCGCCGACCCCGACCGGCGGCCCTTCGCGCAGCTCGACGTCGCTTCGGGCCGTGTCGCCGGGACGACGTCGTACTACCAGGTCGTCGAGAAGCACCGGATCCTGTCGATCGGGCACACCTGGATCGGCGCGGACTGGCAGCGCACCGGGCTGAACACGGAGTCGAAGCTGCTGCTGCTCCAGCACGCGTTCGAAATCCTTGGTGCGCAACGGGTTTCCTGGGAGACGGACATCCGCAACCTCCGCTCGCAACGCGCCATCGAACGCCTTGGCGCGCTTCGCGAAGGCGTGCTGCGCGCGCACCGGATCCGGCCGGACGGCTCGTCGCGCGACACCGTCACCTACTCCATGCTGGCGCCGGAGTGGCCCGCCGCGAAGGCCCGGCTGAACGAACGCTTAGTCACCGGGGCTCGCCTGCCTCGGTGA
- a CDS encoding phosphoribosyltransferase → MAEEREELSWELFGTASRELAHTIAEDGFAPDLVLSIARGGLFVAGALGYALDVKNLHVMNVEFYTGVDQRLDLPVMLPPVPNVVDLTSKKVLIADDVADTGATLKLVRDFCLDHVAEVRSAVVYEKPHSTVKCEYVWRHTDKWINFPWSVLPPVVQRSGQVLDA, encoded by the coding sequence ATGGCCGAAGAGCGGGAAGAGCTGAGCTGGGAGCTGTTCGGCACGGCGAGCCGTGAACTGGCTCACACCATCGCCGAAGACGGCTTCGCGCCCGACCTCGTCCTTTCCATCGCGCGCGGCGGCCTCTTCGTCGCCGGCGCGCTCGGCTACGCGCTCGACGTGAAGAACCTGCACGTGATGAACGTGGAGTTCTACACCGGCGTCGACCAGCGCCTCGACCTGCCGGTGATGCTGCCGCCGGTGCCCAACGTCGTCGACCTCACGAGCAAGAAGGTGCTGATCGCCGACGACGTGGCCGACACCGGCGCGACGCTCAAGCTGGTCCGCGACTTCTGCCTCGACCACGTCGCCGAGGTGCGCTCGGCGGTCGTCTACGAGAAGCCGCACTCGACGGTGAAGTGCGAGTACGTCTGGCGGCACACCGACAAGTGGATCAACTTCCCGTGGTCGGTGCTGCCGCCCGTGGTCCAGCGCTCGGGGCAGGTGCTCGATGCCTGA
- the acs gene encoding acetate--CoA ligase: protein MTEQSPALDNLLTESRTFPPSDEFAGQANAKADLYAEADADREAFWAKQAERLTWDTKWTTVLDWTNAPFAKWFVGGKLNVAYNCVDRHVESGHGDQVAIHWVGEPGDTRDITYAQLKTEVSKAANALASLGVTAGDVVALQLQMVPEAIFAMLACARIGALHNVVFGGFSPTALRARVDDAAAKVVITSDGQFRRGKAAPMKANVDEALEGAETVEKVIVVKRTGDQLEGDVPWTDGRDLWWHELVDGQSEEHTPEAFDSEHPLFILYTSGTTGKPKGILHTSGGYLTQTAYTHHNVFDHKAGEDVYWCTADIGWITGHSYIVYGPLANRVTQVVYEGTPNTPHEGRHWEIIQKYKVSIYYTAPTLIRTFMKWGAEIPEKYDLSTLRVLGSVGEPINPEAWIWYRENIGAGRTPIVDTWWQTETGAIMISPLPGVTSAKPGSAQKALPGVSAKVVDDQGTEVGPGGGGYLVLDKPWPSMLRGIWGDEERFRDTYWSRFKDQGFYFAGDGAKYDNDGDVWLLGRVDDVMNVSGHRISTTEVESALVSHPTVAEAAVVGATDPTTGQGIVAFVILRGNAVDGGEEAIQALRNHVAKEIGPIAKPRQIMVVPELPKTRSGKIMRRLLRDVAENRQVGDVTTLADSSVMDLISSGLKSGKSEE from the coding sequence ATGACCGAGCAGTCCCCCGCCCTGGACAACCTGCTCACCGAGAGCCGCACCTTCCCGCCCAGTGACGAATTCGCTGGCCAGGCCAACGCGAAGGCCGATCTCTACGCCGAGGCGGACGCCGACCGCGAAGCGTTCTGGGCCAAGCAGGCCGAGCGGCTCACGTGGGACACGAAGTGGACCACGGTACTGGACTGGACCAATGCGCCGTTCGCGAAGTGGTTCGTCGGCGGCAAGCTGAACGTCGCCTACAACTGCGTCGACCGGCACGTCGAGTCCGGCCACGGCGACCAGGTCGCGATCCACTGGGTCGGCGAGCCGGGCGACACCCGCGACATCACCTACGCCCAGCTGAAGACCGAGGTTTCCAAGGCCGCCAACGCACTCGCGTCGCTGGGCGTCACCGCCGGCGACGTCGTGGCGCTCCAGCTGCAGATGGTGCCCGAGGCCATCTTCGCGATGCTCGCGTGCGCGCGGATCGGCGCGCTGCACAACGTCGTCTTCGGCGGCTTCTCGCCGACGGCGTTGCGGGCCCGCGTCGACGACGCCGCCGCGAAGGTCGTCATCACCTCCGACGGCCAGTTCCGCCGCGGCAAGGCCGCGCCGATGAAGGCCAACGTCGACGAAGCGCTCGAAGGCGCCGAGACCGTCGAGAAGGTCATCGTCGTGAAGCGCACGGGCGACCAGCTCGAGGGCGACGTCCCGTGGACCGACGGCCGCGACCTCTGGTGGCACGAGCTCGTCGACGGACAGTCCGAAGAGCACACTCCCGAGGCGTTCGACAGCGAGCACCCGCTGTTCATCCTCTACACGTCCGGCACGACCGGGAAGCCGAAGGGCATCCTCCACACCTCCGGCGGCTACCTGACGCAGACCGCGTACACGCACCACAACGTCTTCGACCACAAGGCAGGCGAAGACGTCTACTGGTGCACCGCGGACATCGGCTGGATCACCGGCCACAGCTACATCGTCTACGGCCCGCTCGCCAACCGCGTCACGCAGGTCGTCTACGAAGGCACCCCGAACACCCCGCACGAGGGGCGGCACTGGGAGATCATCCAGAAGTACAAGGTCTCCATCTACTACACGGCGCCGACGCTGATCCGCACGTTCATGAAGTGGGGCGCGGAGATCCCCGAGAAGTACGACCTGTCGACGCTGCGCGTGCTGGGTTCGGTCGGCGAGCCGATCAACCCGGAGGCGTGGATCTGGTACCGCGAGAACATCGGCGCCGGCCGCACCCCGATCGTCGACACGTGGTGGCAGACCGAGACCGGCGCGATCATGATCTCGCCGCTGCCGGGCGTCACCTCGGCCAAGCCGGGCTCGGCGCAGAAGGCACTGCCGGGCGTGTCCGCGAAGGTCGTCGACGACCAGGGCACCGAGGTCGGCCCGGGCGGCGGCGGGTACCTGGTGCTCGACAAGCCGTGGCCGTCGATGCTGCGCGGCATCTGGGGCGACGAGGAGCGCTTCCGCGACACCTACTGGTCGCGCTTCAAGGACCAGGGATTCTACTTCGCCGGCGACGGCGCGAAGTACGACAACGACGGTGACGTCTGGCTGCTGGGCCGCGTCGACGACGTGATGAACGTGTCCGGGCACCGGATCTCGACGACCGAGGTCGAGTCGGCGCTGGTTTCGCACCCGACGGTGGCCGAGGCCGCGGTCGTCGGCGCGACCGACCCGACGACCGGCCAGGGCATCGTCGCGTTCGTCATCCTGCGCGGCAACGCGGTGGACGGCGGCGAGGAGGCCATCCAGGCGCTGCGCAACCACGTCGCGAAGGAGATCGGGCCGATCGCGAAGCCGCGGCAGATCATGGTCGTGCCGGAGCTGCCGAAGACGCGCTCGGGCAAGATCATGCGCCGCCTGCTGCGCGACGTCGCGGAGAACCGGCAGGTCGGCGACGTCACCACGCTGGCCGACTCGTCGGTGATGGACCTGATCTCGTCGGGCCTGAAGTCGGGCAAGTCCGAGGAGTGA
- a CDS encoding FAD-dependent monooxygenase, producing the protein MRNVLISGAGVAGGTLAWYLARAGFDVTVVDRAPGIRSGGQAIDVRGVALDVVDRMGLGERLRAVRTRMRGMSMVDGDGHELFRSEEFALSSGRLDSADIEVLRDDVVSILHEATDAEYVFGDSITALTELPHGVRVEFEHGGFRTFDLVIGADGLHSAVRRLAFGPEERFIHHLGQYLAIFPTANFLGLEDWQVWFRHEDTGGVAYPVRGNSELRVTLGFGSEPLPRMAVPEQKRLIAERLAGVGWEVPKLLEAMAEAEVFYFDAMAQIRMDRWTTGRIALVGDAGYCASPLSGQGTSLALVGAYVLAEELGRASHEEAFAAYETRMRPFVTLNQALATENPGAPASEESLERAKYAISLA; encoded by the coding sequence ATGCGAAACGTCCTGATCTCCGGCGCCGGTGTCGCCGGCGGCACCCTGGCCTGGTACCTGGCGCGGGCCGGCTTCGACGTCACCGTGGTCGACCGGGCGCCCGGCATCCGCAGCGGCGGGCAGGCGATCGACGTGCGCGGCGTCGCGCTCGACGTCGTCGACCGGATGGGCCTCGGCGAGCGGCTGCGCGCGGTGCGCACCCGGATGCGGGGAATGTCCATGGTGGACGGTGACGGCCACGAGCTGTTCCGGTCCGAGGAGTTCGCCCTGAGCAGCGGGCGGCTCGACAGCGCCGACATCGAGGTGCTCCGCGACGACGTCGTCTCGATCCTGCACGAGGCCACCGACGCCGAGTACGTCTTCGGCGACTCGATCACCGCGCTCACCGAACTGCCGCACGGGGTGCGCGTCGAGTTCGAGCACGGCGGCTTCCGGACCTTCGACCTGGTCATCGGCGCGGACGGGCTGCACTCGGCCGTCCGGCGGCTGGCGTTCGGGCCGGAGGAGCGGTTCATCCACCACCTGGGGCAGTACCTCGCGATCTTCCCCACGGCGAACTTCCTCGGCCTCGAGGACTGGCAGGTCTGGTTCCGGCACGAGGACACCGGCGGCGTCGCCTACCCGGTGCGTGGCAACAGCGAACTGCGCGTGACGCTCGGCTTCGGCTCGGAGCCGTTGCCGCGAATGGCCGTCCCGGAGCAGAAGCGGCTGATCGCCGAACGGCTCGCCGGCGTCGGCTGGGAGGTGCCGAAGCTCCTGGAAGCAATGGCGGAGGCGGAGGTGTTCTACTTCGACGCCATGGCGCAGATCCGGATGGACCGCTGGACGACGGGCCGGATCGCGCTGGTCGGCGACGCCGGTTACTGCGCTTCGCCGTTGTCCGGCCAGGGAACGAGCTTGGCGCTGGTCGGCGCGTACGTCCTCGCCGAGGAACTCGGGCGCGCGAGCCACGAAGAAGCCTTCGCGGCCTACGAGACGCGCATGCGGCCCTTCGTCACGCTCAACCAGGCGCTGGCCACCGAAAACCCCGGAGCCCCGGCGTCGGAGGAGTCGCTCGAGCGGGCGAAGTACGCCATCAGTCTCGCTTGA